From a single Phocoena sinus isolate mPhoSin1 chromosome 1, mPhoSin1.pri, whole genome shotgun sequence genomic region:
- the LOC116764109 gene encoding general transcription factor IIF subunit 2-like has translation MASRGSRPKPQNIPLSLEGIQQNQRMWLVKLPKYLSQQWSEASGSGEVGKLQIAKNRGKSEISFILNKELTDIRGTDGQPAPVIAPREHQLVLQGVRGQVLTVLTERAPDQLSLEGTVVHRGECRPALSENYMRLKRKQIEESSKPARTVQKLEKVVTTNYKPVANHQYNTEYEKKKKENGKRVKADKDQVLALLFAAFEKHQYYNIKDLVGITMQPVAYLKEILNEIGVQNVKGPHKNTWELKAEYRYYPAAAKSE, from the coding sequence ATGGCCTCCAGAGGCAGCAGACCCAAGCCCCAGAACATTCCACTCAGCTTGGAGGGAATCCAACAGAACCAGCGGATGTGGTTGGTGAAGCTTCCTAAATACCTGTCACAGCAGTGGTCTGAAGCTTCTGGAAGCGGTGAAGTAGGGAAGCTGCAGATTGCCAAAAATCGAGGAAAGTCtgaaatctcatttattttgaataaGGAACTTACAGACATTCGGGGTACAGATGGACAACCTGCCCCGGTCATTGCTCCCAGGGAGCATCAGCTTGTCTTGCAGGGGGTCAGAGGGCAGGTCCTCACAGTGCTGACTGAGCGTGCACCGGATCAGCTCTCCCTGGAAGGAACGGTGGTACATCGGGGGGAATGCAGACCTGCTCTGAGCGAAAACTACATGAGGCTGAAGAGAAAGCAAATAGAGGAGTCTTCCAAACCTGCCAGAACCGTACAGAAACTGGAGAAGGTAGTCACGACCAATTATAAACCTGTTGCCAATCATCAGTACAACACTGaatatgagaagaaaaagaaagaaaatggaaagagagtGAAGGCTGATAAAGACCAAGTTTTAGCCTTGCTATTTGCTGCCTTTGAGAAACACCAGTATTATAACATAAAGGACTTGGTTGGCATCACTATGCAACCTGTGGCGTACCTGAAGGAAATCTTGAATGAAATCGGTGTTCAGAACGTAAAAGGGCCCCACAAAAACACGTGGGAGCTAAAAGCAGAGTACCGGTATTATCCGGCAGCAGCTAAGAGTGAGTGA